In Eleutherodactylus coqui strain aEleCoq1 chromosome 11, aEleCoq1.hap1, whole genome shotgun sequence, a single window of DNA contains:
- the LOC136581715 gene encoding protein kinase C theta type-like, which yields MRLRFHHVLGRGAYGEVVLAEDTVTCQRYAVKVIRKRALLAEVELADVMVEHRVLQLTSGSRFLVHAEFAFQTKMHVLLGLEYLSCGDLDQLLQSKGPLDVNSARFYAAEMVCGIQHLHTMGIIHRDLKPENILVAETGHVKITDFGLALENMYGDRTANDYAGTEGYVAPEMDAREEYNAAVDWFSFGVIINQMITGERKYHHKLFNESTSGAKSIILQLLKRNPAKRLGVNRDIRKHRFFQQIDWISVESLRVPPPHILESSKPEHLEPFHLDAVEAAEAKDFRPSPKDQAMFRGFSFSNLKTLLDTSSKTTGASSPTEPP from the exons agaagacaccgtTACCTGCCAGCGGTATGCAGTGAAAGTGATCAGGAAGAGAGCCCTGCTAGCGGAAGTGGAGCTTGCagatgtgatggtggagcaccgtgtgttgcagctgacgtctgggagtcgcttcctcgtccatgcagaatttgcatttcagaccaag atgcacgttctgcttggattggagtacctaagctgcggggacctggaccaacTCCTCCAGTCAAAGGGACCGCTTGATGTCAACAGCgccagattctacgctgcggagatggtgtgcggcatccagcacctccacaCCATGGGAATCATCCATAGAGACCTGAAGCCCGAGAATATCCTGGTGGCTGAGACGGGCCATGtaaagatcaccgatttcggtctggccttagagaacatgtacggagaccgaacggccaacgattatgctggaaccgaaggctatgttgctcctgag atggacgccagagaggaatataacgccgccgtcgattggttttcatttggagtcatcatCAATCAAATGATTACTGGTGAGCGcaagtatcatcacaaactcttcaatgagtccacctccggagcgaagagcATCATcttacag CTCCTGAAGAGAAACCCGGCCAAGCGTCTAGGAGTTAACAGAGACATCCGAAAACACCGTTTTTTCCAGCAAatcgactggatctctgtggaatccctgagggtgcccccaccgcacatccTTGAG TCATCTAAGCCTGAACATCTAGAGCCATTCCATCTGGacgccgtggaagcagcagaggccaaggacttccGCCCGTCACCTAAAGACcaggccatgttcagagggttttcattctccaacttgaagaccctcttagacaccaGCTCTAAGACCACCGGAGCGAGCAGCCCTACTGAGCCCCCGTGA